A section of the Alligator mississippiensis isolate rAllMis1 chromosome 8, rAllMis1, whole genome shotgun sequence genome encodes:
- the LOC132252116 gene encoding uncharacterized protein LOC132252116 translates to MFEMAQFQRRKWVGVTLDLKNMFFFIPITDPEGVLNMCIDGTMYRWTVCLQGYRNAPSLATGAMNNTLKNFQASHSLPPEEELRIWSYVDDIAIMGRDSSVLTSIVNQLVAHLQSEGWTINEEKSCLHPVDDITFLGTRYIGSIRHGISHDGPNIDPSKTFLPVTKRHFQQLLGHLNWYGHYVEPSHLALLTKLQREIRDKSRKSTPWTKGDQRNLLRLLATVKNTQLHAIDLGEPLTVTLGFTTNHVWAMAHNPRDELVYTAHKTLQVAQHRYGAIGKILLAGQLVEPLARGHGTLRAPGATLLPLLDAEKVDPHFQGEPKTWNTLVLTHHYNWHCWKFEDTAPNPSPEDEKKVPTLYGTSAPAWMASDGTSRHGGGYGYYCKACHDKEIFQAYPDDNSAQKCELLRFLKVLEHCLTHHDDTLPIPIIAIDSQYIYKILTGTALPTENLNDWQDIWKKLTKFARLLLVRHTKSHRPDTDPVHEVIDKLLEDLLGTDVVLPITSTSGPEINLFLTWLHENWGHPGPRACHQRWCRTIMEPTSYGVRRDWEKVAQACEICAKEKCHRTKHQLGAFDSSQFQAGKVWQVDLLGPLPGSKLPNKGLVVVDLGTR, encoded by the coding sequence atgttcgagatggctcaattccagcgacgtaagtgggtcggggtcacactagacttaaaaaatatgttctttttcaTTCCAAtaactgaccctgaaggagtactaaatatgtgcattgacggcactatgtacaggtggacggtttgcctgcagggatatcgcaacgctccgtcgctggctactggtgccatgaacaataccctgaagaattttcaagcctcacattctcttcccccagaggaggaattaagaatctggagttatgtcgacgacattgctatcatgggtcgtgatagttccgtgcttactagtatagtcaatcaactagtcgctcaccttcaaagtgagggatggacgatcaacgaggaaaagtcatgcctacatcctgtagatgacattacattCCTCGGCacccgatacatcggttccatccgtcacggaatctcacatgatggtcctaacatcgatccatcaAAGACATTCCttcctgttactaagagacacttCCAACAGCTTTTAGGTCATTTAAACTGGTACgggcattatgttgaacccagtcatttggcactcctcactaagtTGCAACGAGagatccgtgacaaatcccgaaaatccacgccttggacaaaaggagatcagcggaacctgcttcgccttcTAGCtacggttaaaaacacacagctccacgccaTCGATCTAGGTGAGCcattaaccgtaacccttgggttcaccacaaaccacgtgtgggctatGGCGCACAAtcctcgcgatgagctagtatacactgcccataagacgcttcaagtggcacaacatcgatatggagctatagggaaAATTCTCCTAGCCGGACaactagtggagccattagcaagggggcatgggacactacgcgctcccggtgccacattgttacccttgctggatgcggaaaaggtcgacccgcattttcagggggagcctaaaacaTGGAATACactggtgcttacccaccattacaactggcactgtTGGAAGTTTGAAGATACGGCGCCTAATCCTAGCCCAGAAGATGAgaaaaaggtccctacactgtatggaacctctgccccagcatggatggcGTCAGATGGAACTTCCCGACATggtggaggctatgggtattactgcaaggcttgtcacgataaggaaatatttcaagcctacccagatgacaattcggcccaaaaatgtgaattgttaagattcctcaaggtactggagcactgtctgacacatcatgacgatacgctccccattccaatcatcgcaatcgactcgcagtatatttacaaaattcttactggtacagcccttcctaccgaaaatttgaatgattggcaagacatctggaaaaagttaactaaatttgcacggctcctgttggttaggcacactaagtcacaccgtccggatactgatccagtacatgaggtcatcgataagctcttagaagacctACTCGGGACCGAcgtagttttgcctatcacatctacctccggtcctgaaatAAATCTGTTCCTcacgtggcttcatgaaaattggggtcacccaggaccacgagcttgccatcaacgttggtgccgaaccattatgGAGCCGACCTCATACGGAgttcggcgcgattgggaaaaggtagctcaggcctgtgagatatgtgctaaggagaagtgtcatagaactaagcatcaactcggagctttcgactcttcgcagttccaggcaggaaaagtctggcaggtagatctgctaggacccctcccagggtctaagctgccaaataaaggattagttgttgtcgacttgggaacaagatag